Below is a window of Shewanella khirikhana DNA.
AACATGGCCAAGTTTGATTGTCGCAACAATCAGTTACTGCTAAGCGCCGCCGAGCAGATCGCGCCCACAGTTGCCCGGGCTATCGCCAGTTTCGGCAAAGATCGCATCGGCGTGGTGCTCGGCACCTCCACCTCCGGCATTGCCAAGGGCGAAGAGGCCCTGGCCTACCACGCCGAGCACGGTGAGTTCCCCGCCGATTATCATTACTTTCAGCAGGAGCTTGGCAGCACCAGCGACTTTCTGCGCCAGTACTTTGAACTCGATGGCCCCTGCTACACACTCTCTACCGCCTGCTCATCCAGCGCCAAGGTGTTTGCCAGCGCCAAGCGATTACTCAATGCCAAGCTGTGCGACATGGTGATTGTGGGCGGCGTCGATAGTCTCTGTCGCCTCACAGTTAACGGCTTCGATGCGCTGGAGTCTGTCTCCAAAGGCCACTGCAATCCCTTCAGTGCCAATCGCGATGGCATCAACATAGGTGAAGGCGCGGCGCTGTTTACCCTGGTTCGCGGCGACGGCCCGGTTTTGCTCAGCGGCTGCGGCGAGTCCGGCGATGCCCATCATATTTCAGCGCCTCATCCAGAAGGACGCGGCGCCATCGATGCCATGGGCGCAGCGCTCAAAGACGCAGGACTTAAGCCATCCGACATCGATTACATTAACCTGCACGGCACAGCTACGCCGAAAAATGACGCCATGGAGAGCCGCGCGGTTTGTGCCGTATTTGAAGGCCATTTGCCTCCCTGCAGCTCCACCAAGCCGCTTACCGGCCATGCCCTCGGCGCCGCCGGTGCCATTGAAGCGGCCTTTTGCGTGCTGCTGTTAAGCGAAGGCAATCGCAGCCTGCCACCTCAGGTGTGGGACGGCATAGCCGACACCAACGACCCACAGCTGCCACTGGTGCCTATGCCTTCCAGCAAAAACCAGGCTGTCCAAGGCCCCATTCGCCATGTGATGAGCAACTCCTTTGCCTTTGGCGGCAGCAATGCCAGTTTGATTTTCAGCCGTGGAGGTCAGCATGACTGACAAGCTTTGGGATGGCGCGCCGCTTTCCAGCATAGACGTGGAAACCTTTTTGCCCCATCGCCGCCCCATGGTGCTGATTGACGAGGTGCTGGAGCACGGTCACGATAGCCTGCTCACCGCCACCCATATCAGCAACGCGAGCCCCTATTTTAATGAGGCACTGGGCGGCGTGCCCAACTATGTGGGCATAGAGTATATGGCCCAGAGCATTGCGGCGCTCGCCGGGGTCGAAGCCACCCTGCGCGGCGAACCCATTCAGGTTGGTTTTTTGCTGGGGTCGCGCAAGCTGTCCATGCCG
It encodes the following:
- a CDS encoding hotdog family protein — its product is MTDKLWDGAPLSSIDVETFLPHRRPMVLIDEVLEHGHDSLLTATHISNASPYFNEALGGVPNYVGIEYMAQSIAALAGVEATLRGEPIQVGFLLGSRKLSMPLAVFAKGETYTTEVKRLYQEDTGLAVFDCRIFHGATQVAEANVNVFQPQDTDAYIRESQGSSTSI
- a CDS encoding beta-ketoacyl-[acyl-carrier-protein] synthase family protein, coding for MGQDLGSTRLTKIAITDTGFCTPLGAAATEILPRLLAGDSSAMVQSGELLASGATLVGEVSTPLPAIPTNMAKFDCRNNQLLLSAAEQIAPTVARAIASFGKDRIGVVLGTSTSGIAKGEEALAYHAEHGEFPADYHYFQQELGSTSDFLRQYFELDGPCYTLSTACSSSAKVFASAKRLLNAKLCDMVIVGGVDSLCRLTVNGFDALESVSKGHCNPFSANRDGINIGEGAALFTLVRGDGPVLLSGCGESGDAHHISAPHPEGRGAIDAMGAALKDAGLKPSDIDYINLHGTATPKNDAMESRAVCAVFEGHLPPCSSTKPLTGHALGAAGAIEAAFCVLLLSEGNRSLPPQVWDGIADTNDPQLPLVPMPSSKNQAVQGPIRHVMSNSFAFGGSNASLIFSRGGQHD